A section of the Melopsittacus undulatus isolate bMelUnd1 chromosome 3, bMelUnd1.mat.Z, whole genome shotgun sequence genome encodes:
- the LOC101867750 gene encoding protein eva-1 homolog A isoform X4, with translation MLPGCRPEKKKGRSATFYPLDNSPFLLPVDETQLPALNSSMEPVGVSTEMALLSNILAAYAFITENPERAALYFVSGVCIGLVLTLLALVLRVSCRTDCKRSSTKKPPRERESDSDSSDSDDDSDTTSDLSARRHRRFERTLNMNVFTSAEELERAQRLEERERIIREIWMNGQPDIPGTRSLNRYY, from the exons ATGCTGCCTGGATGCAGACCGG agaagaagaaagggagatCAGCCACCTTCTACCCTCTAGACAACAGCCCCTTCCTGCTTCCTGTGGATGAGACACAACTGCCAGCACTCAACAGCAGCATGGAGCCTGTGGGTGTCAGCACAGAGATGGCCCTGCTCAGCAACATCCTAGCAGCGTATGCCTTTATTACAG aaAACCCTGAGCGGGCTGCTCTGTATTTTGTCTCTGGAGTGTGCATTGGACTTGTCTTGACCCTGCTGGCCCTGGTGCTAAGGGTGTCCTGCCGAACTGACTGCAAACGCTCCTCCACGAAGAAGCCTCCTCGGGAGCGGGAGAGTGACAGCGACAGCAGTGACAGCGATGACGACTCGGACACCACTTCAGACCTGTCTGCCCGCAGGCACCGCAGGTTCGAGAGGACTTTGAACATGAACGTCTTCACttcagcagaggagctggagcgAGCCCAGCGGCTGGAGGAGCGGGAGCGCATCATCCGGGAGATCTGGATGAATGGCCAGCCGGACATCCCTGGCACCAGGAGCCTCAACCGTTACTACTAA
- the LOC101867750 gene encoding protein eva-1 homolog A isoform X5, with protein MEPVGVSTEMALLSNILAAYAFITENPERAALYFVSGVCIGLVLTLLALVLRVSCRTDCKRSSTKKPPRERESDSDSSDSDDDSDTTSDLSARRHRRFERTLNMNVFTSAEELERAQRLEERERIIREIWMNGQPDIPGTRSLNRYY; from the exons ATGGAGCCTGTGGGTGTCAGCACAGAGATGGCCCTGCTCAGCAACATCCTAGCAGCGTATGCCTTTATTACAG aaAACCCTGAGCGGGCTGCTCTGTATTTTGTCTCTGGAGTGTGCATTGGACTTGTCTTGACCCTGCTGGCCCTGGTGCTAAGGGTGTCCTGCCGAACTGACTGCAAACGCTCCTCCACGAAGAAGCCTCCTCGGGAGCGGGAGAGTGACAGCGACAGCAGTGACAGCGATGACGACTCGGACACCACTTCAGACCTGTCTGCCCGCAGGCACCGCAGGTTCGAGAGGACTTTGAACATGAACGTCTTCACttcagcagaggagctggagcgAGCCCAGCGGCTGGAGGAGCGGGAGCGCATCATCCGGGAGATCTGGATGAATGGCCAGCCGGACATCCCTGGCACCAGGAGCCTCAACCGTTACTACTAA